A stretch of the Streptomyces ortus genome encodes the following:
- a CDS encoding helix-turn-helix domain-containing protein, producing MPPKRHLTARRLRLGAELRKLREAAGMKSREAAALLGADAVQMSQIESGVAGVSAERVRRLAAHYACTDEALIDALITMATDRTRGWWEEYRGVLPPVFADVAEVEHHATSLREVVITHVPGLLQTADYARAVYTYMVPGLPESKLAPRVEHRMRRRVVIEGDDPTPYETLIHEFALRIRVADRQASRVQLQQILDKIEQGHVTVRIIPTNQDGFAGADASMMYVGGPVPQLETVLRDFPTGTMFIDAETQLRQLRTLFRKVEEMTLEPRASRDFIHRMTKEL from the coding sequence TTGCCACCCAAGAGGCACCTCACGGCCCGCAGGCTGCGGCTAGGCGCTGAACTGCGCAAACTGCGCGAGGCAGCAGGCATGAAATCACGGGAGGCCGCCGCGCTGCTCGGGGCCGACGCCGTCCAGATGAGCCAGATCGAGTCCGGCGTCGCAGGCGTGAGCGCCGAACGCGTACGACGCCTCGCCGCCCACTACGCCTGCACGGACGAGGCGTTGATCGATGCCCTCATCACGATGGCGACCGACCGCACACGGGGCTGGTGGGAGGAGTACCGAGGGGTGCTGCCGCCGGTGTTCGCAGACGTCGCCGAGGTGGAGCACCACGCGACGTCTCTCCGCGAGGTGGTGATCACCCACGTGCCGGGGCTCCTGCAGACAGCCGACTACGCCCGGGCGGTCTACACGTACATGGTCCCCGGCCTGCCCGAGAGCAAGCTGGCTCCTCGGGTGGAACACCGGATGAGGCGCCGCGTCGTCATCGAGGGCGACGACCCGACGCCGTACGAGACGCTGATACACGAGTTCGCCCTGCGCATCCGCGTGGCCGACCGCCAGGCGTCCCGCGTACAGCTCCAGCAGATCCTCGACAAGATCGAGCAGGGCCACGTCACCGTCCGCATCATCCCGACGAACCAGGACGGCTTCGCCGGCGCCGACGCCTCCATGATGTACGTGGGAGGCCCGGTGCCTCAACTGGAAACCGTCCTCCGCGATTTCCCCACCGGCACCATGTTCATCGATGCAGAAACACAACTCAGGCAGCTCCGAACACTTTTCCGTAAAGTCGAGGAGATGACGCTGGAACCCAGGGCGTCACGGGACTTCATCCACCGTATGACCAAGGAGTTGTGA
- a CDS encoding ATP-binding protein — MPGNATGTGIETEPWEYSVSIPNDPRGVTICRRTLRLILTMHGLIRLVDVAELLAAELVANAVLHTKGPATLRVCWSVGVLRIGAWDTDPEPPEPPGELTALTDAEGGRGLALVHACSDAWGWHPLFRHGNHGKYVWCDLAAV, encoded by the coding sequence ATGCCCGGAAACGCAACCGGCACCGGCATCGAGACCGAACCCTGGGAGTACTCCGTCTCGATCCCCAACGACCCCCGCGGCGTCACCATCTGCCGCCGCACCCTCCGCCTCATCCTCACCATGCACGGGTTGATCCGCCTCGTGGATGTCGCCGAACTCCTCGCGGCCGAACTGGTCGCCAACGCCGTGCTTCATACGAAGGGGCCCGCCACCCTCCGGGTCTGCTGGTCTGTCGGGGTCCTGCGGATCGGCGCGTGGGACACGGACCCGGAACCGCCCGAGCCTCCCGGAGAGTTGACGGCACTCACGGACGCCGAGGGCGGCCGAGGCCTCGCCCTGGTCCACGCCTGCTCCGACGCCTGGGGCTGGCACCCCCTGTTCAGGCACGGCAACCACGGCAAGTACGTGTGGTGTGACCTGGCCGCCGTGTAG
- a CDS encoding RICIN domain-containing protein: MARGEDEDDRPGGGVHTGASDARLTELLRADASAGAAALEELRARHRPAVLAYARLCTTGEYAARELTAHAFTLAARETERGTDPRGPWRHQLLLLAWRLAVVWAADQHSRRLDPGLLARLHEAGPGGPTPPMLDAFHSLPTRIQGLIWYGLVEREPEDRTAELLGLTRQDVAYGLESSLQALRATFLQSHLASSGDPRCQDFRRLIEESVHPDSPRYSTDLRTHMTGCGVCATAYEVLSALRDDPRTALAEGLLPWGGTAYAATLGTGPHAHEQPEPGPWTALSTWPPSRRFVLTSAALGGALAPLLLFLVPSGGSQPQGAAGTTTPARPPVTVTATAPAERPPSTPAPPKPTRTPGPTKSPTPSPTRSYTQPPPSPPGGRYTQVVNLASGRCLDIEHGDLEKGTDVITAPCSSSRTQRWRVDTDEGALRSYADPDFCLDSRGATDDGVGIWECASLDGHNGPNLRFAVTKTGAISPAIAPDHALTPSGDNSLDLSPDTGVSVQRWRAGKA, translated from the coding sequence ATGGCTCGGGGCGAGGATGAAGACGATCGGCCCGGTGGCGGCGTGCACACGGGGGCGTCCGACGCACGGCTCACGGAACTGCTGCGCGCCGACGCCTCGGCCGGGGCCGCGGCGCTGGAGGAACTGCGCGCCCGCCACCGCCCCGCGGTGCTCGCGTACGCGCGCCTGTGCACGACCGGCGAGTACGCGGCCCGGGAGCTGACGGCCCACGCGTTCACGCTCGCCGCGCGGGAGACCGAGCGCGGCACGGACCCGCGCGGGCCGTGGCGGCACCAACTCCTGCTGCTGGCCTGGCGGCTGGCCGTCGTCTGGGCCGCCGACCAGCACTCCCGCCGCCTCGACCCCGGACTGCTCGCGCGGCTGCACGAGGCGGGCCCCGGCGGCCCGACCCCGCCGATGCTGGACGCGTTCCACTCGCTCCCCACTCGCATCCAGGGCCTCATCTGGTACGGGCTGGTCGAGCGGGAGCCCGAGGACCGGACGGCGGAACTGCTGGGGCTCACGCGCCAGGACGTGGCGTACGGGCTGGAGTCCTCGCTACAGGCGCTGCGCGCGACGTTCCTGCAGTCCCACCTCGCCTCGTCCGGGGACCCGCGCTGCCAGGACTTCCGCCGGCTGATCGAGGAGTCGGTACACCCCGACAGCCCCCGGTACAGCACGGATCTGCGGACCCACATGACCGGGTGCGGGGTGTGCGCGACCGCGTACGAGGTGCTCTCCGCCCTGCGGGACGACCCGCGTACGGCGCTGGCCGAGGGCCTGCTGCCCTGGGGCGGCACGGCGTACGCGGCGACCCTCGGAACCGGGCCGCACGCCCACGAGCAACCGGAGCCCGGTCCCTGGACGGCCTTGAGCACCTGGCCACCCTCCCGCCGCTTCGTCCTCACCTCGGCGGCGCTCGGGGGAGCGCTGGCCCCGCTGCTCCTCTTCCTCGTCCCCTCGGGCGGCTCACAACCGCAGGGGGCGGCCGGTACGACGACTCCGGCCCGCCCGCCGGTGACGGTGACGGCGACGGCCCCTGCGGAACGGCCGCCGTCCACCCCGGCTCCCCCGAAGCCGACGCGCACCCCCGGCCCTACGAAGTCCCCGACCCCGAGCCCCACCCGCTCTTACACACAGCCGCCTCCCTCCCCTCCCGGGGGCCGCTACACGCAGGTGGTGAACCTCGCCTCGGGCCGCTGCCTGGACATAGAGCACGGCGACCTGGAGAAGGGCACGGACGTCATCACGGCGCCCTGCTCCTCGTCTCGCACGCAGCGCTGGCGCGTCGACACCGACGAGGGCGCTCTGCGGTCGTACGCGGACCCCGACTTCTGCCTGGACAGCCGGGGCGCGACGGACGACGGGGTCGGCATCTGGGAATGCGCCTCACTGGACGGCCACAACGGCCCGAACCTGCGCTTCGCGGTCACGAAGACAGGCGCCATCAGCCCGGCCATAGCCCCGGACCACGCCCTGACCCCGTCGGGCGACAACAGCCTGGACCTGTCCCCGGACACGGGCGTGTCGGTACAGCGGTGGAGGGCGGGCAAGGCGTAA
- a CDS encoding RNA polymerase sigma factor SigF — MEDSMSPRLDASHAQRATSTRPLDELEEESADENAGLAGLPEIPPFAEVGPVDARALSKTLFGRLESLEEGTSEYSYVRNTLVELNLALVKFAASRFRSRSEPMEDIIQVGTIGLIKAIDRFELSRGVEFPTFAMPTIVGEIKRFFRDTSWSVRVPRRLQELRLDLAKAGDELAQQLDRAPTVGELAERLGLSNDEVVEGMAASNAYTASSLDAQPEEDDSEGALADRIGYEDHGLEGIEYVESLKPLIAELPQRDRQILSLRFVANLTQSEIGEELGISQMHVSRLLSRTLVRLRRGLTVEE, encoded by the coding sequence ATGGAGGACAGCATGTCACCCCGGCTCGACGCATCGCATGCCCAGAGGGCGACGTCGACACGCCCTCTGGACGAACTGGAAGAAGAGTCCGCCGACGAGAACGCCGGCCTGGCCGGGCTTCCCGAGATCCCCCCGTTCGCGGAGGTGGGCCCGGTCGACGCGCGAGCGCTCTCCAAGACTCTCTTCGGGCGTCTTGAGTCGCTGGAGGAAGGCACCTCCGAGTATTCGTACGTCCGCAACACTCTGGTCGAACTGAACCTCGCCCTGGTGAAGTTCGCCGCCTCCCGGTTCCGCTCCCGCAGCGAGCCGATGGAAGACATCATCCAGGTCGGCACGATCGGCCTGATCAAGGCGATCGACCGCTTCGAACTCAGCCGCGGCGTCGAGTTCCCCACTTTCGCGATGCCAACCATCGTCGGCGAGATCAAGCGCTTCTTCCGTGACACGTCATGGTCGGTGCGCGTACCGCGAAGGCTTCAGGAACTCCGCCTGGACCTGGCGAAGGCCGGCGACGAACTCGCACAGCAACTGGACCGCGCTCCGACGGTGGGAGAGCTGGCGGAGCGCCTGGGGCTGTCGAACGACGAGGTCGTCGAGGGCATGGCGGCGTCCAACGCCTACACGGCCAGCTCACTGGACGCCCAGCCCGAGGAGGACGACTCCGAGGGCGCGCTGGCGGACCGGATCGGTTACGAGGACCACGGGCTCGAAGGCATCGAGTACGTGGAATCGCTGAAGCCGCTGATCGCCGAACTTCCGCAGCGCGACCGGCAGATCCTGTCGCTGCGCTTCGTCGCCAATCTGACCCAGTCGGAGATCGGCGAGGAACTGGGCATCTCGCAGATGCACGTGTCGCGACTGCTGTCGCGGACGCTGGTGCGACTGCGCAGGGGCCTGACCGTCGAGGAGTGA
- a CDS encoding ATP-binding protein, with product MSTTRPYSPGDRGPESGDGGASGASPGGTPSGRHARRLNFDGESGVVPLARDFARQSLYEWGWLPAATADRRAAAEDVLLVVSELVTNACLHAEGPDELWISCENKVLRIEVSDRGAGQPAPRTPHRAGRPGGHGMFIVQRLCLDWGVIRAEGAAGKTVWAELGAPA from the coding sequence ATGAGCACCACCCGGCCTTACTCGCCGGGCGACCGCGGCCCTGAATCGGGCGACGGCGGCGCTTCCGGGGCGTCCCCGGGCGGTACGCCCTCCGGGCGTCATGCCCGCCGGCTGAACTTCGACGGCGAGAGCGGCGTCGTCCCGCTCGCCCGCGACTTCGCCCGGCAGTCGCTGTACGAGTGGGGGTGGCTGCCCGCGGCCACCGCCGATCGGCGGGCCGCCGCGGAGGACGTGCTGCTGGTCGTCTCCGAACTGGTCACCAACGCCTGTCTGCATGCGGAGGGTCCGGACGAGCTCTGGATCTCCTGCGAGAACAAGGTGCTGCGGATCGAGGTGTCCGACCGTGGGGCCGGTCAGCCCGCGCCGCGTACTCCGCACCGGGCCGGGCGGCCCGGCGGGCACGGGATGTTCATCGTGCAGCGGCTGTGTCTGGACTGGGGTGTGATCCGGGCGGAGGGGGCCGCGGGGAAGACGGTGTGGGCGGAATTGGGTGCCCCCGCGTAG
- a CDS encoding LPXTG cell wall anchor domain-containing protein, whose translation MSYRTYQKRTAALASAAALAGSAVLMAAPAARADVVDVNYQCKTPIGDKSAVSPIDIKSVKSGSGYRLTMTFEKGVSSSPVELGKGAMNPSAVIKLGGADSGTVAVKGPPNPAAIPANTPIKITDLTGTYTPKGSGKVTFTAGVLTIKALGTTTTCTPGNNPKPSLTVTVAAAAGSTGTSGATGSSQDTPAGGEELPQTGPEDSAIALGTLGGTVLLAGAAGVLWLTRRHQARG comes from the coding sequence GTGTCATACCGGACGTACCAGAAACGAACCGCAGCGCTCGCGTCCGCCGCGGCCCTGGCCGGCTCGGCGGTGCTGATGGCCGCCCCCGCAGCCCGGGCCGACGTCGTGGACGTCAACTACCAGTGCAAAACCCCCATCGGGGACAAGTCGGCCGTCTCGCCCATCGACATCAAAAGCGTCAAGAGCGGCAGCGGCTACCGGCTCACGATGACCTTCGAGAAGGGCGTCTCGTCCAGCCCCGTCGAACTGGGCAAGGGCGCCATGAACCCGAGCGCGGTCATCAAACTCGGCGGCGCCGACAGCGGCACCGTGGCGGTCAAGGGACCGCCGAACCCGGCCGCGATCCCCGCCAACACCCCCATCAAGATCACCGACCTGACCGGCACGTACACCCCGAAGGGCAGCGGCAAGGTCACCTTCACCGCGGGTGTGCTGACCATCAAGGCCCTCGGTACGACGACCACGTGCACCCCCGGCAACAATCCGAAGCCCTCGCTGACCGTGACCGTCGCGGCGGCGGCCGGCTCCACGGGCACCTCCGGTGCCACCGGTTCCTCGCAGGACACCCCGGCGGGCGGTGAGGAACTGCCGCAGACAGGCCCCGAGGACTCCGCGATCGCCCTCGGCACCCTCGGCGGCACCGTCCTGCTGGCGGGCGCGGCCGGCGTGCTGTGGCTGACCCGGCGCCACCAGGCCCGCGGCTGA
- a CDS encoding COG1470 family protein produces MPFAVRALCLASVTVLGVAPVSVADDWSVVPSAGGGIQDGRPYFYAEGAPGTVLQDTVSVRNPGGKPLTVRLRGADADNGADGTPSVRARAKDTGAWITFAERTVRIPARTRADVPFTVSVPADTTPGDHPGAILASARGRTAAVRIQLRVGGPALRALTVEHVRIHDDRISYELVNRGTTVLTPKLAVRAEGLFGEVLDRAPRTLPVELLPGRRVRLDEPWPDPPPLDGVDVELTVTAEGGARAEAAAEAWFVPKAAVVTGALAGLAVCAGGALWCVQRVRRARRVRGVRLRGRPGPGPVEDPRQPRTKVESTGAVM; encoded by the coding sequence ATGCCGTTCGCCGTCCGTGCCCTGTGCCTCGCCTCCGTGACCGTGCTCGGCGTCGCCCCGGTCTCCGTGGCCGACGACTGGTCCGTCGTGCCCTCGGCGGGCGGCGGGATCCAGGACGGCCGGCCGTACTTCTACGCCGAGGGCGCGCCCGGCACGGTCCTCCAGGACACCGTGTCGGTGCGCAACCCCGGCGGAAAGCCGCTGACGGTACGGCTCCGGGGCGCCGACGCCGACAACGGCGCCGACGGAACGCCCTCCGTACGGGCGCGGGCGAAGGACACCGGAGCCTGGATCACCTTCGCCGAGCGGACGGTACGGATCCCCGCGCGCACCCGTGCCGACGTGCCCTTCACCGTGAGCGTCCCCGCGGACACCACCCCCGGCGACCACCCCGGCGCGATCCTCGCGAGCGCCCGGGGGCGGACCGCGGCCGTACGCATCCAGCTGCGCGTCGGCGGGCCGGCCCTCCGCGCGCTCACGGTCGAACACGTGCGGATCCACGACGACCGGATCTCCTACGAACTGGTCAACCGCGGCACCACCGTGCTGACCCCGAAGCTCGCCGTACGCGCCGAGGGGCTGTTCGGCGAGGTGCTCGACCGGGCCCCGCGCACCCTGCCCGTCGAACTGCTCCCCGGCCGCCGCGTCCGGCTCGACGAACCCTGGCCCGACCCGCCCCCGCTCGACGGCGTCGACGTCGAGCTGACGGTCACGGCGGAGGGCGGGGCCCGCGCCGAGGCCGCCGCGGAAGCGTGGTTCGTACCGAAGGCGGCGGTGGTGACGGGCGCGCTCGCCGGGCTCGCGGTGTGCGCGGGCGGCGCCCTGTGGTGCGTACAGCGTGTGCGGCGCGCACGACGTGTACGGGGTGTACGGCTTCGGGGGCGGCCGGGGCCGGGGCCGGTGGAGGACCCCCGACAGCCGCGTACGAAAGTCGAGTCGACGGGAGCGGTGATGTGA
- a CDS encoding oligopeptide:H+ symporter — MASSLTKDSVSPGTPGSGYEQTFFGHPRGLATLFMTEMWERFSYYGMRALLPLYLVAPGGLHLSASTATAIYSVYLSLVYLLALPGGWFADRVLGPRKTVAVAGLVIMLGHLTLALPSSGTFFAGLGLVAIGSGLLKANISTMVGHLYKGPDDPRRDGGFTVFYIGINLGAFAAPLVIGTIGEKVNWHLGFALAALGMALGLAQFLMGRRHLDARSDVVPTPMSAEEKASTLRKGLLWLAVAVVFYAVVALSGHYTLNWIMVPLAVVGLVIPVWVIARIKRDKSLDQVEQSRMSAYIWFFVAAAVFWMIYDQGGSTLSIFAESSAENSVFGWGFPVSWYQSVNPVMIMALAPVFAWAWLALNRAGREPSTIVKFSSGLVLVGASFFLFLAPLTIADGGHKAAALWLVAIYFVQTVGELTLSPVGLSVTTKMAPAKYASQMMGVWFLAVTAGDATTALLSIAGVDLNGMGVVALEATLAVVAGAAIYMYRNKVKSLMGNVN, encoded by the coding sequence ATGGCGTCCAGCCTGACGAAGGACTCGGTCTCCCCGGGCACCCCCGGTTCCGGATACGAGCAGACCTTCTTCGGCCACCCCCGCGGACTGGCCACACTCTTCATGACCGAGATGTGGGAGAGGTTCTCCTACTACGGCATGCGTGCACTGCTCCCGCTCTACCTGGTGGCCCCCGGCGGCCTGCACCTGAGCGCGAGCACCGCGACCGCGATCTACTCGGTCTACCTGTCGCTCGTGTACCTGCTCGCCCTGCCCGGCGGCTGGTTCGCCGACCGCGTGCTCGGCCCCCGCAAGACCGTCGCCGTCGCGGGACTGGTCATCATGCTGGGCCATCTGACGCTGGCACTGCCCTCGTCCGGCACCTTCTTCGCGGGCCTCGGTCTCGTCGCGATCGGCTCGGGTCTGCTGAAGGCCAACATCTCGACGATGGTCGGCCACCTCTACAAGGGCCCGGACGACCCGCGCCGCGACGGCGGTTTCACCGTCTTCTACATCGGTATCAACCTCGGCGCCTTCGCCGCTCCGCTGGTGATCGGCACCATCGGCGAGAAGGTGAACTGGCACCTGGGCTTCGCGCTCGCCGCGCTCGGCATGGCCCTGGGCCTGGCGCAGTTCCTGATGGGCCGCCGCCACCTCGACGCGCGGTCCGATGTCGTCCCGACGCCGATGTCCGCCGAGGAGAAGGCCTCGACCCTGCGCAAGGGTCTGCTGTGGCTGGCCGTCGCCGTGGTCTTCTACGCCGTCGTCGCCCTGTCGGGCCACTACACGCTGAACTGGATCATGGTTCCGCTCGCGGTCGTCGGCCTGGTCATCCCGGTCTGGGTGATCGCCCGGATCAAGCGCGACAAGTCACTGGACCAGGTCGAGCAGTCGCGGATGTCGGCGTACATCTGGTTCTTCGTCGCCGCGGCCGTCTTCTGGATGATCTACGACCAGGGCGGCTCCACGCTGTCGATCTTCGCCGAGTCGTCGGCCGAGAACAGCGTCTTCGGCTGGGGGTTCCCGGTCTCCTGGTACCAGTCGGTCAACCCTGTCATGATCATGGCGCTCGCCCCGGTCTTCGCCTGGGCATGGCTGGCGCTGAACCGGGCCGGCCGGGAGCCGAGCACGATCGTGAAGTTCTCGTCGGGTCTGGTCCTGGTCGGTGCCTCGTTCTTCCTCTTCCTGGCTCCGCTGACGATCGCCGACGGCGGGCACAAGGCCGCCGCGCTGTGGCTGGTCGCCATCTACTTCGTACAGACCGTCGGTGAACTGACCCTCTCCCCGGTCGGCCTCTCCGTCACGACGAAGATGGCTCCCGCGAAGTACGCGTCCCAGATGATGGGTGTCTGGTTCCTGGCCGTCACCGCCGGGGACGCCACGACCGCGCTGCTCTCCATCGCCGGCGTCGACCTGAACGGCATGGGCGTCGTCGCCCTGGAGGCCACGCTCGCGGTGGTCGCCGGCGCGGCGATCTACATGTACCGCAACAAGGTCAAGTCCTTGATGGGCAACGTGAACTAG
- a CDS encoding response regulator transcription factor, whose amino-acid sequence MTRVLLAEDDASISEPLARALRREGYEVEVREDGPTALDAGIQGGIDLVVLDLGLPGMDGLEVARRLRAEGMTVPVLILTARADEVDTVVGLDAGADDYVTKPFRLAELLARVRALLRRGAAEPQQPPATHGVRIDVESHRAWMGDEELQLTAKEFDLLRVLVRDAGRVVTRDQLMREVWDTTWWSSTKTLDMHISWLRKKLGDDAANPRYIATVRGVGFRFEKS is encoded by the coding sequence ATGACCCGAGTACTGCTCGCCGAGGACGACGCGTCCATCTCGGAACCCCTGGCTCGCGCCCTGCGCCGCGAGGGGTACGAGGTTGAGGTACGCGAGGACGGACCCACCGCGCTCGACGCGGGCATCCAGGGCGGTATAGATCTGGTCGTGCTCGACCTCGGGCTGCCCGGAATGGACGGCCTGGAGGTGGCCCGGCGGCTGCGCGCCGAGGGGATGACCGTGCCGGTCCTCATCCTGACCGCGCGCGCCGACGAGGTGGACACCGTCGTGGGCCTGGACGCCGGCGCGGACGACTATGTGACCAAGCCCTTCCGCCTCGCCGAACTGCTGGCCCGGGTGCGGGCCCTGCTGCGGCGCGGCGCGGCCGAACCCCAGCAGCCGCCCGCCACGCACGGGGTGCGGATCGACGTCGAGTCGCACCGGGCGTGGATGGGCGACGAGGAGCTGCAGCTGACGGCGAAAGAGTTCGACCTGCTCCGGGTGCTCGTCAGGGACGCGGGCCGGGTCGTCACGCGCGACCAGCTGATGCGCGAGGTCTGGGACACCACCTGGTGGTCGTCCACCAAGACGCTCGACATGCACATCTCCTGGCTGCGGAAGAAGCTGGGGGACGACGCGGCGAACCCGCGGTACATCGCGACGGTACGAGGAGTGGGCTTCCGCTTCGAGAAGAGCTGA
- a CDS encoding ATP-binding protein, whose translation MRRRLINSTLAVVLVVIAVFGVSLVIVETRTISNSAQERVDSEAVRLVSIVDSRILGDEQVNARVLKDQVTGDRYARIEIPGRDSIHIGTPPTGDVITSTREGEEGETVTVEEASSAVTREVGRTLLIIAAVALLAVIAAVLLAVRQANRLTSPLTDLAETAERLGSGDPRPRHKRYGVPELDRVADVLDGSAERIARMLTAERRLAADASHQLRTPLTALSMRLEEITLTDDPSTVKEEATIALAQVERLTDVVERLLTNARDPRTGSAVTFDLDEVIKQQLAEWRPAYRNAGRAIVSSGKHHLQAVGTPGAVAQVLAALIENSLMHGGGTVALRTRVTGNQAVIEVTDEGAGVPADLGARIFERAISGRNSTGIGLAVARDLAEADGGRLEMLQAQPPVFGLFLSRTPLRRRDGDEPTVR comes from the coding sequence GTGCGTCGCCGTCTCATCAATTCCACGCTGGCCGTCGTGCTGGTGGTGATCGCCGTGTTCGGGGTCTCGCTCGTCATCGTCGAGACCCGCACGATCAGCAACAGCGCCCAGGAGCGGGTGGACTCCGAGGCGGTACGGCTGGTCAGCATCGTCGACAGCCGCATCCTCGGCGACGAGCAGGTCAACGCCCGGGTCCTCAAGGACCAGGTCACGGGCGACCGGTACGCGCGCATCGAGATCCCGGGCCGCGACTCCATCCACATCGGCACGCCGCCCACCGGTGACGTCATCACCTCCACCCGCGAGGGCGAGGAGGGCGAGACCGTCACGGTCGAGGAGGCGAGCTCGGCGGTCACCCGCGAGGTCGGCCGGACACTGCTGATCATCGCCGCGGTGGCCCTGCTCGCGGTGATCGCCGCCGTCCTCCTCGCGGTGCGCCAGGCCAACCGGCTCACCTCGCCGCTGACCGACCTCGCGGAGACCGCGGAACGGCTCGGATCGGGGGATCCGCGCCCGCGCCACAAGCGGTACGGGGTGCCGGAGCTGGACCGGGTCGCCGATGTGCTGGACGGCTCCGCCGAGCGCATCGCCCGGATGCTGACGGCCGAGCGGCGCCTCGCGGCCGACGCCTCGCACCAGCTGCGTACGCCGCTGACCGCGCTGTCCATGCGGCTGGAGGAGATCACCCTCACCGACGACCCGAGCACGGTCAAGGAGGAGGCGACCATCGCGCTGGCGCAGGTCGAGCGGCTCACCGACGTGGTGGAGCGGCTGCTGACCAACGCCCGCGACCCGCGTACGGGCTCCGCCGTCACGTTCGACCTCGACGAGGTCATCAAGCAGCAGCTCGCCGAGTGGCGCCCGGCCTACCGCAACGCGGGCCGCGCGATCGTCAGCTCGGGCAAGCACCATCTGCAGGCCGTCGGGACGCCGGGGGCGGTGGCCCAGGTCCTCGCCGCGCTGATCGAGAACTCGCTGATGCACGGCGGCGGGACGGTCGCGCTGCGTACGCGGGTCACCGGGAACCAGGCCGTGATCGAGGTCACCGACGAGGGGGCGGGGGTGCCGGCGGACCTGGGTGCGCGGATCTTCGAGCGGGCGATCAGCGGGCGCAACTCCACGGGGATCGGGCTGGCCGTCGCCCGTGACCTCGCCGAGGCGGACGGGGGGCGGCTGGAGATGCTGCAGGCGCAGCCGCCGGTATTCGGGTTGTTCTTGTCGCGTACGCCTCTGCGGCGGCGGGACGGGGACGAACCCACGGTGCGGTAG
- a CDS encoding GtrA family protein codes for MGTAGKRGAHARQASAVRLRIERLTREIAKFGAVGGAGLLVNLITFNLVRSTTDLQVVRASVIATVVAIVSNYIGFRYFTYRDRDKSGRTRELTLFVLFSAIGLVIENGILFAATYGLGFDSPLASNVFKFVGIGIATLFRFWSYRTWVFRVAAVHVPVPEAESFLGNPTPYLEEDRPPAQGFRQIQRTR; via the coding sequence ATGGGCACAGCTGGTAAACGCGGGGCTCATGCCAGGCAGGCCAGCGCTGTTCGCCTCCGGATCGAGCGCCTGACCAGGGAGATCGCCAAGTTCGGCGCGGTCGGCGGAGCAGGTCTCCTCGTCAACCTGATCACCTTCAACCTGGTGCGCAGTACGACCGATCTCCAGGTGGTCCGGGCCAGTGTGATCGCCACGGTCGTGGCCATCGTCTCGAACTACATCGGTTTCCGCTACTTCACCTACCGCGATCGCGACAAGAGCGGCCGCACGAGGGAACTGACGCTGTTCGTCCTGTTCAGCGCGATCGGGCTCGTCATCGAGAACGGGATCCTCTTCGCCGCGACGTACGGCCTGGGCTTCGACAGCCCGCTGGCGAGCAACGTCTTCAAGTTCGTCGGGATCGGCATCGCGACCCTCTTCCGCTTCTGGTCCTACCGCACGTGGGTCTTCCGGGTGGCCGCGGTCCACGTCCCGGTGCCGGAAGCGGAATCGTTCCTGGGGAACCCGACCCCGTACCTGGAGGAAGACCGCCCACCCGCCCAGGGCTTCCGCCAGATCCAACGCACCCGCTGA